Proteins encoded in a region of the Triticum dicoccoides isolate Atlit2015 ecotype Zavitan chromosome 3A, WEW_v2.0, whole genome shotgun sequence genome:
- the LOC119266995 gene encoding putative pentatricopeptide repeat-containing protein At3g15200 yields the protein MPPAPAYAVLAAAFRTRNPICVRRWLAVLGSRTPTVRQNALEVLPDAALPPRFYSSIVPRGFVIGSPRLCHSSASEEDSPDVRVGEVLRVLKSCAADADLGKDLRQFADEMDEDVVLKVLQKQRSNWQVALLFFNWAAGLPSHEHGPRTYTEMLDILGRMKKVRLMRQLFDEIPEQRCGLVVTNRMFAVLLNRYAGAHKVQEAIEIFYKRKDYGFEVDLVGFQILLMSLCRYKHVEEAEALFLQKKDEFPPVIKSWNIILNGWCVKGSLADAKRVWNEIIVSKLKPDLFTYGTFINALTKAGKLSTAVKLFTSMWEKGINPDVAICNCIIDQLCFKKKIPEALKIFGEMNDRGCQADVATYNTLIKHFCKIRRTEKVYELLDDMEKKGCSPNNMTYTYILKTTEKPRDVMNLIQRMEESGCRLDSDTYNLILNLYVSMKYEKGVQQVWEEMERNGSGPDQRSFTIMVHGLHSQGQLDQALQYYTTMKSRGMTPEPRTRILVKAIHMKKDGPETEDRSASMTGKNLKLDRRSGLFHVRK from the exons ATGCCGCCGGCGCCGGCGTACGCCGTCCTCGCTGcagcattcaggaccagaaaccccATCTGCG TTCGGAGGTGGCTCGCTGTTCTTGGTTCGCGCACGCCGACTGTTCGACAGAATGCGTTGGAGGTGCTTCCTGATGCAGCCTTGCCTCCACGCTTCTACTCAAGCATTGTTCCACGAGGATTTGTTATCGGGTCACCAAGGCTTTGCCATAGCAGCGCTTCAGAGGAGGACTCCCCAGATGTCCGCGTCGGTGAAGTTCTGAGAGTTCTCAAGTCCTGTGCTGCCGATGCTGACCTCGGGAAAGACCTTCGTCAGTTTGCTGATGAGATGGACGAGGACGTTGTTCTGAAAGTCCTCCAGAAGCAGAGGTCCAATTGGCAGGTCGCGCTGTTGTTCTTCAATTGGGCAGCCGGGCTGCCTTCGCATGAGCACGGCCCAAGGACCTACACTGAGATGCTTGACATCCTTGGGCGGATGAAGAAGGTCAGGCTTATGAGGCAGCTCTTTGATGAGATTCCTGAACAACGCTGTGGGTTGGTCGTAACGAATAGGATGTTTGCTGTCCTGTTGAACCGGTATGCAGGGGCGCACAAGGTGCAAGAAGCGATCGAGATATTCTACAAGAGGAAGGATTATGGGTTCGAGGTCGACTTGGTTGGATTCCAGATACTTCTGATGTCGCTCTGTCGGTACAAGCATGTTGAGGAGGCTGAGGCCCTCTTTCTCCAGAAGAAAGATGAGTTCCCTCCTGTCATAAAGAGCTGGAACATCATTCTTAATGGTTGGTGTGTCAAGGGAAGCCTGGCTGATGCTAAAAGGGTTTGGAACGAGATCATTGTATCTAAGCTTAAGCCGGACCTGTTCACATATGGTACGTTCATAAATGCACTAACCAAAGCTGGCAAACTTAGTACGGCTGTGAAACTATTCACAAGCATGTGGGAGAAGGGAATCAATCCCGACGTGGCAATTTGCAACTGTATCATTGACCAATTGTGTTTCAAGAAAAAGATTCCAGAAGCACTTAAGATTTTTGGTGAGATGAATGACCGTGGTTGTCAAGCAGATGTGGCTACCTATAACACTTTGATCAAACACTTCTGTAAGATAAGGCGGACAGAAAAAGTTTATGAGCTTTTGGATGATATGGAGAAGAAGGGATGCTCTCCAAACAATATGACATACACCTACATTCTGAAGACAACTGAGAAACCGAGAGATGTTATGAATTTGATCCAGAGGATGGAGGAATCAGGTTGTAGGTTGGACTCTGACACGTATAACTTGATATTGAACCTCTATGTCAGTATGAAATATGAGAAGGGGGTACAACAAGTATGGGAGGAGATGGAGAGGAATGGATCAGGTCCAGATCAGCGATCATTTACTATTATGGTTCATGGACTTCACTCCCAGGGACAGCTGGACCAGGCTCTGCAATATTACACGACAATGAAGTCGAGAGGGATGACTCCAGAGCCAAGAACCAGGATATTGGTGAAAGCAATACATATGAAGAAGGATGGGCCTGAGACTGAAGATCGATCCGCAAGTATGACTGGGAAAAATCTAAAATTGGATCGTCGATCAGGACTTTTCCATGTTCGTAAATAG